A single window of Ferrimonas balearica DSM 9799 DNA harbors:
- the hflX gene encoding ribosome rescue GTPase HflX, with amino-acid sequence MFERYEAGERAILVHIDFSAEGEREDLEELKLLVSSAGVTSCGIVTGRRSSPHPKYFCGTGKAEEIAAVVQAEQAEVVIFNHPLSPAQERNLERICHCRVLDRTGLILDIFAQRARTHEGKLQVELAQLRHLSTRLIRGWTHLERQKGGIGLRGPGETQLETDRRLLRERIKAILRRLDRVARQREQGRRARQRREVPTVSLVGYTNAGKSTLFNRITDSGVYAADQLFATLDPTLRRIEVADVGPVVLADTVGFIRHLPHDLVAAFKGTLTETREADLLLHVIDAADERAVENVEAVNEVLAEIEADEVPSLLVYNKLDLLEEAEARIDRNDEGEPIRVWLSARNDVGIDLLFEALSERLGNTMVELTVSLPPSEGRWLSRCYELNAVLATEYDDQGHTQVQLRLPERDWQRLLKASEGKLSDFILK; translated from the coding sequence TTGTTTGAGCGGTATGAAGCAGGCGAACGCGCAATTCTCGTCCACATCGACTTTTCAGCCGAAGGTGAGCGAGAAGACCTGGAGGAGCTCAAGCTACTGGTGAGCTCCGCCGGGGTAACGTCCTGTGGCATTGTCACAGGACGGCGTTCCAGTCCCCACCCCAAATATTTCTGTGGCACCGGAAAAGCGGAAGAGATTGCCGCTGTCGTCCAGGCCGAGCAGGCCGAAGTGGTGATTTTCAACCACCCTCTCAGCCCCGCCCAAGAGCGTAACCTGGAACGGATCTGCCACTGTCGCGTGCTTGATCGCACCGGCCTCATCCTCGATATCTTTGCCCAGCGCGCCCGCACCCATGAGGGGAAACTGCAGGTTGAGCTGGCCCAGCTGCGTCACCTTTCCACCCGTTTGATCCGAGGCTGGACTCACCTTGAGCGCCAGAAAGGCGGTATCGGCCTGCGTGGACCCGGTGAAACCCAGCTGGAGACCGACCGTCGTCTGCTGCGGGAGCGGATCAAAGCGATCCTGCGCCGCCTTGACCGGGTGGCTCGTCAGCGTGAGCAGGGCCGTCGGGCCCGGCAGCGGCGTGAAGTGCCGACCGTATCCCTGGTGGGGTACACCAACGCCGGTAAGTCGACGCTGTTTAACCGCATTACCGATTCCGGTGTGTACGCCGCGGATCAATTGTTCGCAACCCTGGACCCGACCCTGCGCCGCATCGAAGTGGCGGATGTCGGACCGGTGGTGCTGGCGGATACCGTGGGCTTTATCCGTCACCTGCCACACGATCTGGTGGCCGCGTTTAAGGGCACCCTGACCGAAACCCGGGAGGCGGACCTGCTGCTCCACGTTATTGATGCGGCCGATGAGCGCGCCGTGGAGAACGTTGAAGCGGTGAATGAGGTGCTGGCGGAGATCGAAGCGGATGAAGTGCCCAGCCTGTTGGTCTACAACAAGCTGGACCTGCTGGAAGAGGCTGAGGCGCGCATTGATCGAAATGATGAAGGCGAACCGATCCGAGTCTGGCTTAGCGCCCGTAATGATGTGGGTATCGACTTGTTGTTCGAGGCGTTATCGGAACGGCTTGGCAACACCATGGTCGAACTCACCGTCAGCCTGCCGCCCAGTGAGGGAAGATGGCTGTCACGATGCTATGAATTGAATGCGGTACTGGCGACAGAATACGACGACCAGGGCCACACTCAGGTTCAGTTAAGGCTGCCTGAGCGAGACTGGCAGCGTTTGTTGAAAGCGTCCGAGGGGAAGTTGTCTGACTTTATCCTCAAGTAA
- the hflK gene encoding FtsH protease activity modulator HflK, translated as MAWNEPGNQGKDPWGNRGGKDQGPPDLDEVFRKISSRFGGGNQFSGLGAGLVLLGLVLIWAFSGFYKIEEAERGVKLRFGQFHELVEPGLKWKPTFVDTVYPVNIQRVNRLTASGMMLTQDENVVRVEMEVQYRISDPRKYLYSVTSPDQSLSEAMDSALRYVIGHTTMDNILTVGRDKVRRDTWDELEGIIESYDMGLVVVDVAFKEARPPEEVKPAFDDAIAAQEDEERYVQEATAYSRQVEPQARGQAERMLQEADAYKRRVVLEAEGEVARFAQLLPQYEAAPDVTRERLYLETMEQVFSKTTKVMVDNDGGSMFYLPLDKIIQNQSGSAVQQPKMAEPTPSQTRPVRNDFDESRSSRTDRTRQGRN; from the coding sequence ATGGCTTGGAATGAGCCTGGCAATCAAGGCAAAGACCCCTGGGGCAACCGAGGCGGTAAAGACCAGGGTCCGCCGGATCTGGATGAGGTCTTCCGCAAAATTTCCTCCCGCTTCGGCGGCGGCAACCAGTTCAGTGGTCTGGGTGCGGGGCTTGTCCTGCTCGGCCTGGTTCTGATCTGGGCCTTCTCTGGCTTCTACAAGATCGAGGAAGCGGAGCGTGGCGTGAAGCTGCGTTTCGGCCAATTCCACGAGCTGGTGGAGCCGGGCCTGAAGTGGAAACCCACCTTCGTTGACACCGTTTATCCGGTCAACATCCAGCGAGTTAACCGCCTGACTGCGTCCGGCATGATGCTCACTCAGGATGAGAACGTGGTACGCGTTGAGATGGAAGTGCAGTACCGCATCTCCGACCCGCGTAAGTACCTGTACTCCGTGACCAGCCCGGATCAGTCCCTGAGCGAAGCGATGGACAGCGCCCTGCGCTACGTGATCGGCCACACCACCATGGATAACATCCTGACCGTGGGCCGTGACAAAGTCCGTCGTGATACCTGGGATGAACTGGAAGGCATCATCGAGTCCTACGACATGGGTCTGGTGGTGGTTGACGTGGCGTTCAAGGAAGCCCGCCCGCCGGAAGAGGTGAAACCCGCCTTCGATGACGCCATCGCGGCTCAGGAAGATGAAGAACGTTACGTTCAGGAAGCCACCGCATACTCCCGTCAGGTTGAACCGCAGGCTCGTGGTCAGGCTGAGCGTATGCTGCAGGAAGCCGACGCTTACAAGCGTCGCGTGGTTCTGGAAGCGGAAGGTGAAGTGGCACGCTTTGCCCAGTTGCTGCCTCAGTACGAAGCGGCGCCGGACGTGACCCGCGAGCGTCTCTACCTGGAGACGATGGAACAGGTGTTCAGCAAGACCACCAAGGTGATGGTGGATAACGACGGTGGCTCCATGTTCTACCTGCCGCTGGATAAGATCATTCAGAACCAATCTGGCTCTGCTGTGCAGCAGCCCAAGATGGCTGAACCGACTCCGTCCCAGACCCGTCCTGTCCGCAACGACTTTGATGAGAGTCGTAGCAGCCGCACCGACCGCACTCGTCAGGGGAGAAACTGA
- the hflC gene encoding protease modulator HflC: MRPVSLILLVAVLFAGFSSLFVVEEGERAIVKRFGVIQKNSEGETQVYEPGLRFKVPLLDQVFTLNARILTLDAEADRFVTSEQKDLMVDSYVKWRITDFGQFYLATQGNQLLAESLLQSKINNGLRSEFGSRTIREIVSGSRDELQQEALRATRTDAAELGIEVVDVRVKQINLPREVSEFIYDRMRAQREAVARAHRSEGQEKAEVIRAGADARATVILAEAERKSRTLRGEGDGAAAKIYADTYGQNPEFYALLRSLDAYKASFRSKDDVLVISPDSEFFQFMNSKVR; encoded by the coding sequence ATGCGTCCTGTTAGTTTGATCCTGTTGGTGGCAGTGCTGTTCGCCGGCTTCTCCTCACTGTTTGTGGTGGAAGAGGGTGAGCGCGCCATCGTGAAACGCTTCGGTGTGATCCAGAAGAACAGCGAAGGTGAGACTCAGGTGTATGAACCGGGTCTGCGTTTCAAGGTGCCGCTGCTCGACCAGGTGTTCACTCTGAACGCCCGTATCCTGACTCTGGATGCGGAAGCGGACCGCTTCGTAACCTCCGAGCAGAAAGACCTGATGGTGGATTCCTACGTGAAGTGGCGAATCACCGACTTTGGTCAGTTCTACCTGGCCACCCAGGGCAACCAGCTGCTGGCTGAGTCGCTGCTGCAGAGTAAGATCAACAACGGCCTGCGCTCCGAGTTCGGTAGCCGCACCATCCGTGAGATCGTCTCTGGCAGCCGTGACGAGCTGCAACAGGAAGCGCTGCGCGCCACCCGTACTGATGCCGCTGAACTGGGCATCGAAGTGGTGGACGTTCGGGTGAAGCAGATCAACCTGCCCCGCGAAGTGAGTGAGTTCATCTACGACCGTATGCGCGCCCAGCGTGAAGCGGTGGCTCGTGCGCACCGTTCCGAAGGTCAGGAGAAGGCGGAAGTGATCCGCGCCGGTGCGGATGCCCGTGCCACCGTAATCCTGGCGGAAGCGGAGCGTAAGTCCCGTACCCTGCGCGGTGAAGGTGACGGTGCCGCGGCCAAGATCTACGCGGACACCTACGGCCAGAACCCTGAGTTCTATGCTCTGCTGCGCAGCCTGGATGCCTACAAGGCCTCCTTCCGCAGCAAGGACGACGTACTGGTGATCTCACCGGATTCCGAGTTCTTCCAGTTTATGAACAGCAAGGTGCGCTGA
- a CDS encoding DUF2065 domain-containing protein — protein MWLIGGVMLIEGLGPLLFPRQWQAMMRELAGQDTAVLRRIGGALVTAGAVLLYIFSA, from the coding sequence ATGTGGCTGATCGGTGGCGTGATGCTGATTGAAGGGCTGGGGCCGTTGTTGTTCCCCCGTCAGTGGCAGGCCATGATGCGCGAGTTGGCGGGCCAGGATACCGCGGTATTACGGCGTATTGGCGGTGCATTGGTGACGGCGGGCGCGGTGCTGCTTTACATTTTTTCCGCCTAG
- a CDS encoding adenylosuccinate synthase: protein MGKNVVVLGTQWGDEGKGKVVDLLTDQAHYVVRYQGGHNAGHTLVIDGEKTVLHLIPSGILRSNVKCLIGNGVVLSPEALLKELTMLKERGVPVEERLMISEACPLILPYHVAVDQAREAARGNKAIGTTGRGIGPAYEDKVARRALRVGDLLDAERFATKLKDVLAYHNFMLTEYHKVDAVDYDTVLKDALELAEILRPMIVDVTDTLDKARKAGEYIMFEGAQGTLLDVDHGTYPYVTSSNTTAGGVSTGSGFGPNHIDYVLGIVKAYTTRVGGGPFPTELDCEVGEHLGVKGHEFGATTGRKRRTGWFDAVAMRRAVQINGITGFCLTKLDVLDGLNELKICTGYQMPDGTVRDVPPMDAEGYEVAVPVYESMPGWDANTFGVTERDQLPKEALDYIARIEQLLEVPVDIISTGPDRNETMILRHPFA from the coding sequence ATGGGTAAAAATGTAGTTGTGCTGGGCACCCAGTGGGGTGACGAGGGTAAAGGTAAAGTTGTTGACCTTCTCACCGACCAGGCCCACTACGTGGTTCGCTACCAAGGCGGCCACAACGCCGGTCACACTCTTGTGATCGACGGCGAAAAAACTGTCCTCCACCTGATCCCGTCAGGTATCCTCCGCTCCAACGTTAAGTGCCTGATCGGTAACGGCGTTGTACTCTCCCCCGAAGCCCTGCTGAAAGAGCTGACCATGCTGAAAGAGCGTGGTGTACCGGTGGAAGAGCGTCTGATGATCTCTGAAGCCTGTCCGCTGATTCTGCCTTACCACGTTGCTGTGGATCAGGCCCGTGAAGCGGCTCGTGGCAACAAGGCCATCGGTACCACTGGCCGTGGTATTGGTCCGGCTTACGAGGACAAAGTAGCTCGCCGTGCTCTGCGCGTGGGTGACCTGCTGGACGCTGAACGCTTCGCTACCAAGCTGAAAGACGTTCTGGCTTACCACAACTTCATGTTGACCGAGTACCACAAGGTTGACGCGGTTGATTACGACACCGTACTGAAAGACGCGCTGGAGCTGGCTGAGATCCTGCGTCCGATGATCGTTGACGTAACCGACACCCTGGACAAAGCGCGCAAAGCGGGCGAGTACATCATGTTCGAAGGTGCCCAGGGCACTCTGCTGGACGTGGACCACGGTACCTACCCCTATGTGACTTCCTCCAACACCACTGCTGGCGGCGTGTCCACCGGTTCTGGTTTTGGTCCGAACCACATCGATTACGTACTGGGCATCGTTAAGGCCTACACCACCCGCGTGGGCGGTGGTCCGTTCCCGACTGAGCTGGATTGCGAAGTGGGTGAGCACCTGGGCGTTAAAGGTCACGAGTTTGGTGCCACCACCGGCCGTAAGCGCCGCACTGGCTGGTTTGACGCTGTGGCCATGCGCCGCGCCGTTCAGATCAACGGCATCACCGGTTTCTGTCTGACCAAACTGGACGTACTGGACGGTCTGAATGAGCTGAAGATCTGTACCGGTTACCAGATGCCGGACGGCACCGTGCGTGACGTACCGCCGATGGACGCCGAAGGCTACGAAGTGGCTGTACCGGTTTACGAGTCCATGCCGGGTTGGGACGCCAACACCTTCGGTGTGACCGAGCGTGACCAGCTGCCGAAAGAGGCTCTGGATTACATCGCTCGCATCGAGCAGTTGCTGGAAGTGCCGGTGGACATCATCTCCACAGGTCCGGACCGCAACGAAACCATGATCCTGCGTCACCCCTTCGCGTAA
- a CDS encoding tetratricopeptide repeat protein produces the protein MKRTLLTLLMLMAPGALAQEMRAVELYGQDELLSMIRANTHLMRVKRDDCQLVQDIQARADVLKLPAYQFLWADMKLYGVCVEKDVQTGFDYLRLAADQGLPDALEQLGRYYLEGRFVVTDEAIGLRLTRMAASLEHHRALLTLARYYADGEGSPLDYPEVYRWLHRAVFETEAERREAEQLKNRLAQQLPPSVREQTRQAALGR, from the coding sequence ATGAAACGGACTCTACTGACTTTGCTGATGCTGATGGCCCCGGGCGCCCTGGCACAAGAGATGCGGGCGGTGGAGCTGTACGGCCAGGACGAACTGCTGAGCATGATTCGCGCCAATACCCACCTGATGCGGGTGAAGCGTGACGACTGCCAGTTGGTTCAGGATATCCAGGCCCGAGCCGATGTCCTCAAGCTGCCGGCCTACCAGTTTCTCTGGGCCGATATGAAGCTGTACGGGGTGTGCGTTGAGAAGGACGTGCAAACCGGTTTTGATTACCTGCGACTGGCCGCCGATCAGGGGCTGCCGGACGCACTCGAGCAGTTAGGGCGCTACTATCTCGAAGGGCGCTTTGTGGTTACTGACGAGGCCATTGGCCTGCGTCTGACCCGGATGGCCGCCTCCCTTGAGCACCACCGGGCCCTACTGACCCTCGCCCGCTACTATGCGGATGGCGAGGGCAGTCCACTCGATTATCCCGAAGTGTATCGCTGGCTCCACCGTGCTGTGTTTGAGACGGAAGCGGAACGTCGGGAAGCCGAACAGTTGAAAAATCGCCTGGCCCAACAGCTGCCGCCCAGTGTGCGCGAGCAGACCCGCCAGGCCGCCCTGGGTCGCTAA
- the rnr gene encoding ribonuclease R, translating into MSHDPHFQREAEKYANPIPSREFLIERMREHTGPVSREELAAHFQLEGDQYVALCRRLRAMERDGQIVYTRKGRYGLPERMDLLTGVVLGHRDGFGFFRPDDGSDDLYLSERSMYSVLHGDRVLAQVDGMDRRGRKEGRIVRIIEERSKELVCRYFNEDGIGFAVPDDARISQDILIPEDGRAGARDGQVIVVELVKRPARHTHGIGRIKEVLGNEMAPGMEIEIALRSHDLPHQFSEALLQETAAIHDEVQEAEKQGRKDLRHLPLVTIDGEDARDFDDAVFVKPKKGGGWRLYVAIADVSHYVRPGTHLDDEALARGNSVYFPAQVIPMLPEKLSNGLCSLNPHVDRLCMVAEMTVSAAGNLSGFEFYPAVMHSHARLTYTKVAAMLEGDQALIEQYAEVFPHLEELNRLYMALDHARQERGALVLESEETQFLFNAQRRIERIVPRTRNVAHKMIEECMILANVAAGKFVKKHQGEVLYRVHEGPSAQKLETLRDFLGQQGLSLGGGEEPTPQDVAELLAKTEGRADAELIQTMVLRSMKQAVYSPENIGHFGLALPSYAHFTSPIRRYPDLVLHRVIRYLLAKQENPALPLQVLQADGAFGYDSGPLAELGEHCSMTERRADDATRDVSDWLKCEFMLDHVGDTFDAVVSGVTSFGLFVRLKNLHIDGLVHISTLENDYYHFDPIRQSLIGEGGGRRYRLGDPVEVKVLAVKLDDRQIDLGLLETGKKASKKGPRKSSKGKSGPAKFGKPRSGESTEKRGTKKPKSKRNKR; encoded by the coding sequence ATGAGTCACGATCCCCATTTTCAGCGGGAGGCGGAAAAGTACGCCAACCCGATCCCCAGCCGTGAATTTCTTATCGAGCGCATGCGCGAGCACACCGGTCCGGTGTCCCGAGAAGAGTTAGCGGCCCATTTTCAACTTGAGGGCGACCAGTACGTCGCACTCTGTCGCCGTCTGCGCGCTATGGAGCGCGATGGCCAAATCGTTTACACCCGCAAGGGCCGCTACGGCCTGCCGGAGCGGATGGACCTGCTGACCGGTGTGGTGCTGGGTCACCGCGACGGTTTCGGTTTCTTCCGTCCCGATGATGGCTCGGACGACCTCTACCTGTCCGAGCGCAGCATGTACTCCGTGCTGCACGGTGACCGTGTGCTGGCCCAGGTGGACGGCATGGACCGTCGCGGCCGCAAAGAGGGCCGCATCGTTCGCATCATCGAAGAGCGCAGCAAAGAGCTGGTGTGCCGTTACTTCAATGAAGACGGCATCGGTTTCGCTGTGCCGGATGATGCCCGCATCTCCCAGGACATCCTGATCCCGGAAGATGGCCGCGCCGGTGCCCGTGATGGCCAGGTGATCGTGGTTGAACTGGTTAAACGACCGGCCCGTCACACTCACGGCATTGGCCGGATCAAAGAGGTACTGGGTAACGAGATGGCCCCGGGCATGGAGATTGAGATCGCCCTGCGCAGCCACGACCTGCCGCACCAGTTCTCTGAAGCGCTGTTGCAGGAAACCGCCGCCATCCATGACGAGGTGCAGGAAGCGGAGAAGCAGGGTCGTAAAGACCTGCGTCACCTGCCGCTGGTCACCATCGACGGCGAAGACGCCCGCGACTTCGACGATGCGGTCTTTGTTAAGCCCAAGAAGGGCGGCGGCTGGCGCCTGTACGTGGCGATTGCCGACGTGAGCCACTACGTGCGTCCGGGTACCCACCTGGATGACGAAGCGCTGGCCCGCGGTAACTCCGTGTACTTCCCGGCTCAGGTGATTCCGATGCTGCCGGAGAAGCTGTCCAACGGCCTCTGCTCGCTCAACCCGCACGTGGATCGCCTCTGCATGGTGGCGGAGATGACCGTCTCTGCCGCTGGCAACCTGTCCGGTTTTGAGTTCTACCCTGCGGTGATGCACAGCCACGCCCGCCTGACCTACACCAAGGTGGCGGCGATGCTGGAGGGCGATCAGGCCCTGATCGAACAGTACGCTGAGGTGTTCCCGCACCTGGAAGAGCTGAATCGCCTCTACATGGCGCTGGACCATGCCCGTCAGGAGCGTGGTGCCCTGGTGCTGGAAAGCGAGGAAACCCAGTTCCTGTTTAACGCCCAACGTCGCATCGAGCGCATTGTGCCGCGCACCCGTAACGTCGCGCACAAGATGATCGAAGAGTGCATGATTCTGGCCAACGTGGCAGCCGGCAAGTTCGTGAAGAAGCATCAGGGTGAAGTGCTGTACCGGGTCCATGAAGGCCCGAGTGCTCAGAAGCTGGAAACTCTGCGCGACTTCCTGGGTCAACAGGGCCTCTCCCTGGGTGGCGGTGAAGAACCGACCCCGCAGGACGTGGCGGAGCTGCTGGCCAAGACCGAAGGTCGAGCCGATGCTGAGCTGATCCAGACCATGGTGCTGCGCTCCATGAAGCAGGCGGTTTACAGCCCGGAGAACATTGGCCACTTTGGCCTGGCGCTGCCGAGTTACGCCCACTTCACCTCGCCGATCCGTCGTTACCCGGACCTGGTACTGCACCGTGTTATCCGTTACCTGCTGGCCAAGCAGGAGAACCCGGCGTTGCCGCTGCAGGTGCTGCAGGCGGATGGTGCCTTCGGTTACGACAGTGGCCCGCTGGCGGAGCTGGGTGAGCACTGCTCCATGACCGAGCGCCGTGCCGATGACGCCACCCGTGACGTCTCCGATTGGCTTAAGTGTGAGTTTATGCTCGACCACGTTGGCGATACCTTCGATGCGGTGGTCAGCGGCGTGACCAGCTTCGGCCTGTTTGTGCGACTGAAGAACCTGCACATCGACGGCCTGGTGCACATCTCCACTCTGGAGAACGACTACTACCACTTCGATCCGATCCGCCAATCCCTGATCGGCGAAGGTGGCGGCCGTCGCTACCGCCTGGGTGACCCGGTGGAAGTGAAGGTGCTGGCAGTGAAACTGGACGATCGCCAGATCGATCTGGGCCTGCTCGAAACCGGCAAGAAGGCCAGCAAGAAAGGCCCGCGCAAATCCAGCAAAGGCAAATCCGGCCCGGCCAAATTCGGTAAGCCCCGCAGCGGTGAGAGCACCGAAAAGCGTGGCACCAAGAAACCCAAATCCAAGCGGAACAAGCGGTAA
- the rlmB gene encoding 23S rRNA (guanosine(2251)-2'-O)-methyltransferase RlmB, giving the protein MKHEMVFGLHAVEALMQRQPERVMELWVMKGRDDERLTRIAELAQQFGVRPQLAARKVLDDKAESTQHQGVVARCKPEPVKGEHELDQLLDGVDTPFLLVLDGVTDPHNLGACLRSADAAGVHGVIVPKDRSASLGPIVRKVAVGAAESIPLFQVTNLARTLRSLQERGIWIVGAAGEATHTVYQSKLTGPLAIAMGAEGKGLRRLTREHCDDLISIPMAGAVSSLNVSVATGICLFEAVRQRLG; this is encoded by the coding sequence ATGAAACACGAAATGGTGTTTGGCCTCCACGCGGTGGAGGCCTTGATGCAGCGCCAGCCCGAGCGGGTGATGGAGCTGTGGGTGATGAAAGGGCGTGACGATGAGCGCCTGACCCGAATTGCCGAACTGGCACAGCAGTTTGGCGTGCGGCCCCAGCTGGCGGCCCGCAAGGTACTGGACGACAAAGCGGAATCGACCCAGCACCAGGGCGTCGTGGCGCGCTGCAAGCCAGAGCCGGTGAAAGGCGAGCACGAACTGGACCAGCTGCTGGATGGCGTCGATACGCCCTTCCTGCTGGTGCTGGACGGTGTGACCGACCCGCATAACCTCGGCGCCTGTCTGCGCAGTGCCGATGCGGCCGGCGTTCACGGCGTGATTGTGCCGAAAGACCGCTCCGCCAGTCTGGGTCCCATCGTCCGCAAAGTGGCGGTGGGCGCCGCGGAATCCATTCCGTTGTTCCAGGTCACCAACCTGGCCCGCACCCTGCGTTCGCTGCAGGAGCGTGGCATCTGGATCGTTGGTGCGGCAGGTGAAGCCACCCACACCGTTTACCAGAGCAAACTGACCGGCCCGCTGGCGATTGCCATGGGAGCGGAAGGGAAGGGCCTGCGTCGACTGACCCGCGAACATTGCGATGACCTGATCAGCATCCCGATGGCCGGCGCAGTATCCAGCCTGAACGTGTCCGTTGCCACCGGCATCTGCCTGTTTGAAGCGGTGCGTCAGCGCCTGGGCTAA
- a CDS encoding DUF481 domain-containing protein: protein MNRPLLYLPALLFSAPSLALVPPNYSDPPTDLDAEVELGMQYNSGNTNSANFNTRGKLVYDTENARQEAVARAYFAADDEKTTAEQYQLQYQSDYKLEGTQYLYGRGDMLWDRFGSYLKQFTYSFGYGYTPLDAKRTKVTLEVGAGYRYNEANLSNSDDMSDPTNDEGIVRLASKLEHRLQEYTTFNADASVETGNRNTIANLNLAYRNQFWADLALKVGFDIKYTDKVPVGTENHDVVSTVNLIYSFR from the coding sequence GTGAATCGCCCGCTTCTTTATTTGCCCGCCCTGCTGTTTAGCGCCCCGAGTCTGGCGCTGGTGCCGCCCAACTACTCTGATCCACCGACGGATTTGGACGCCGAAGTGGAACTGGGCATGCAATACAACAGCGGCAACACCAACTCCGCCAACTTCAACACGCGCGGAAAGTTGGTGTACGACACAGAGAATGCCCGACAGGAAGCGGTGGCCCGCGCCTATTTCGCCGCCGATGATGAAAAAACCACGGCGGAGCAGTACCAGCTTCAGTATCAGTCTGACTACAAACTGGAGGGCACTCAGTACCTCTATGGTCGTGGCGACATGCTGTGGGATCGATTCGGTTCCTACCTGAAGCAGTTCACCTACTCCTTCGGATACGGTTACACCCCGCTGGATGCCAAGCGCACCAAGGTTACCCTGGAGGTGGGTGCCGGTTACCGTTACAACGAAGCCAACCTGTCCAACTCTGACGACATGAGCGACCCCACCAACGACGAAGGGATTGTCCGTCTGGCCAGTAAGCTGGAGCACCGCCTGCAGGAGTACACCACCTTCAACGCCGACGCCTCGGTGGAAACCGGCAACCGCAATACCATCGCCAACCTGAACCTGGCTTACCGTAACCAGTTCTGGGCCGACCTGGCGCTGAAGGTGGGGTTTGACATCAAGTACACCGACAAGGTGCCGGTGGGCACGGAAAACCACGATGTGGTGTCGACGGTGAACCTGATCTACTCGTTCCGGTAA
- the rpsF gene encoding 30S ribosomal protein S6: protein MRHYEIVFMVHPDQSEQVQGMIERYTATIEKDGGKIHRLEDWGRRQLAYPIEKLHKAHYVLVNAEATAEAVAELETNFRYNDAVIRSMVIRTKAAVTEASPMAKAKEERREREERRERTEAKPAQEASAE, encoded by the coding sequence ATGCGTCATTACGAAATCGTCTTCATGGTTCACCCTGACCAGAGTGAACAGGTTCAAGGCATGATCGAGCGCTACACTGCGACCATCGAGAAAGACGGCGGCAAAATCCACCGTCTGGAAGACTGGGGTCGTCGTCAACTGGCTTACCCGATCGAGAAGCTGCACAAAGCACACTACGTGCTGGTAAACGCTGAAGCGACTGCTGAAGCCGTTGCTGAGCTGGAAACCAACTTCCGTTACAACGACGCGGTTATCCGCAGCATGGTTATCCGTACCAAAGCTGCTGTAACCGAAGCTTCTCCGATGGCCAAAGCCAAGGAAGAGCGTCGTGAGCGCGAAGAGCGTCGTGAGCGTACTGAAGCCAAGCCGGCTCAGGAAGCTTCTGCCGAGTAA
- the priB gene encoding primosomal replication protein N, producing MLTGTVPRAPKTLTGINGVPHSYFLLEHRSMQMEAGHKRPVYCKIQVVLSGHDTQPLLRYLELGCNITVAGFVGWQQGRDGQSKLVLHADTIEPIC from the coding sequence GTGCTGACGGGCACTGTGCCCAGAGCGCCCAAGACCCTGACCGGGATTAACGGTGTCCCCCACAGTTATTTTCTGTTGGAACATCGCTCGATGCAGATGGAAGCGGGCCATAAACGCCCGGTTTACTGCAAGATTCAGGTGGTCTTGAGTGGCCATGACACTCAACCGTTACTGCGCTATCTGGAATTAGGCTGCAATATCACCGTCGCTGGCTTCGTAGGCTGGCAGCAAGGCCGAGATGGCCAATCAAAGCTGGTATTGCACGCCGACACGATAGAACCGATTTGCTAG
- the rpsR gene encoding 30S ribosomal protein S18 translates to MARYFRRRKFCRFTAEGVTEIDYKDIATLKNYVTESGKIVPSRITGTSAKYQRQLARAIKRARYLALLPYTDLQG, encoded by the coding sequence ATGGCACGTTATTTTCGTCGTCGCAAGTTCTGCCGTTTCACCGCTGAAGGTGTAACTGAGATCGACTACAAAGACATCGCTACTCTGAAGAACTACGTTACTGAGAGTGGCAAAATCGTACCGAGCCGTATCACTGGCACCAGCGCTAAGTACCAGCGTCAGCTGGCTCGCGCTATCAAGCGTGCTCGTTACCTGGCTCTGCTGCCGTACACTGACCTGCAAGGCTAA
- the rplI gene encoding 50S ribosomal protein L9 — translation MDVILLDKVAKLGGLGDKVTVKSGYARNYLLPQGKAVVANAANLEVFEARRAELEAKMAADLSAAEARAEKLAALEVVEIASKAGDEGKLFGSIGTRDIADALTAAGVEVAKAEVRLPEGALRQCGEYDIVIALHSDVTATAKIAVVASAE, via the coding sequence ATGGACGTTATTCTGCTGGATAAGGTTGCCAAACTGGGCGGCCTGGGCGACAAAGTTACTGTTAAATCCGGTTACGCTCGTAACTACCTGCTGCCGCAAGGCAAAGCAGTTGTAGCCAACGCTGCTAACCTGGAAGTGTTCGAAGCTCGCCGTGCCGAGCTGGAAGCCAAAATGGCTGCAGACCTGTCTGCTGCTGAAGCTCGCGCTGAGAAGCTGGCTGCTCTGGAAGTGGTAGAAATCGCCTCCAAAGCTGGTGACGAAGGCAAGCTGTTCGGCTCCATCGGTACCCGCGACATCGCTGACGCTCTGACCGCCGCTGGCGTTGAAGTAGCGAAAGCTGAAGTACGTCTGCCGGAAGGCGCTCTGCGTCAGTGCGGCGAGTACGACATCGTTATCGCTCTGCACAGCGACGTAACTGCGACCGCTAAGATCGCCGTTGTTGCTTCTGCCGAGTAA